One window of Aspergillus oryzae RIB40 DNA, chromosome 3 genomic DNA carries:
- a CDS encoding annexin (annexin), with translation MSYNPPYPPQSQPPYSTHGAPQGFPQPPYPQQPGYGGPPPGQYNRPPPAHPGQYDRPPVAPPGQPGYPPHGHPPPGPGYHSSPPSHSPYGAPPQQFPPHGGAGYPPGPQPGPYGGGPVGGYPLQHPQQPFHSAPPAQPSPGYNPGQIAPGDFHREADGLRKAMKGFGTDEKSLIQILSKVDALQMAAIRQTYANYIRRDLYKDVKSETSGYFRDGLLAVIDGPLMHDVTSAREAVKGIGTKEWLLNDVLVSRSNADLKAIKAAYERTFSRSLEKDVQSDLSFETQNLFGMILRADRHEESFPIDPRTIEEETKSLHSATAARMRNNVQEVCGIFARSSDNELRAINQAFSARYNASLEKHIDKEFSGHMKDALLQMLRGALDPAMRDAELLEDCVKGMGTKDVKLVSRVVRIHWNRAHKDQVKRAYRHRYGKDLIERVRGETSGDYQRLMVALLE, from the exons ATGTCGTATAATCCGCCTTATCCCCCACAAAGTC AACCCCCGTATTCTACCCACGGCGCCCCTCAGGGGTTTCCGCAACCTCCGTATCCCCAGCAGCCGGGCTACGGCGGCCCCCCTCCAGGTCAATATAATCGGCCGCCTCCTGCACATCCGGGCCAGTATGATCGACCTCCGGTAGCACCCCCAGGCCAGCCAGGCTATCCTCCGCACGGACACCCCCCTCCAGGCCCTGGATACCACTCGTCGCCTCCATCTCACTCTCCCTATGGAGCGCCCCCACAACAATTTCCTCCCCATGGCGGTGCCGGATATCCGCCAGGTCCTCAACCGGGGCCATATGGCGGTGGCCCAGTAGGAGGCTACCCATTGCAACATCCACAACAGCCATTCCACAGCGCTCCACCAGCCCAGCCATCCCCGGGCTACAACCCCGGCCAAATCGCCCCTGGTGATTTCCACCGCGAAGCCGATGGGCTCCGTAAAGCGATGAAGGGCTTTGGAACAGATGAAAAGTCACTCATCCAGATACTGTCGAAAGTTGATGCGCTCCAGATGGCCGCCATTCGCCAGACCTATGCCAACTATATCCGTCGCGATCTGTACAAGGATGTTAAATCCGAAACAAGTGGCTACTTCCGTGACGGCTTGCTTGCCGTTATTGACGGCCCGTTGATGCATGATGTGACTTCCGCGCGTGAAGCGGTTAAGGGAATAGGCACGAAGGAATGGTTGCTTAACGATGTTCTAGTGAGCCGGTCGAATGCGGATCTCAAAGCTATTAAAGCCGCATATGAACGTACATTCAGCCGTTCCCTTGAAAAAGACGTCCAAAGCGATTTGTCATTTGAAACACAAAATCTCTTCGGAATGATCCTTCGCGCAGACCGCCATGAGGAATCCTTCCCAATTGACCCTCGCACCAttgaggaagaaacaaagtcCTTGCACTCTGCCACGGCTGCTCGTATGAGGAATAACGTTCAGGAAGTCTGCGGTATCTTTGCCCGATCGTCGGACAACGAGCTCCGCGCCATAAACCAGGCGTTCAGCGCCCGCTACAATGCCTCGCTAGAGAAACATATCGACAAGGAGTTTTCGGGACATATGAAAGATGCTCTGCTTCAGATGCTGCGTGGCGCATTGGATCCAGCCATGCGGGATGCCGAGTTATTGGAGGACTGCGTTAAGGGTATGGGCACTAAGGACGTCAAATTGGTGAGCCGCGTTGTTAGGATACACTGGAATAGAGCGCACAAGGACCAGGTGAAGCGTGCTTACCGTCATCGGTATGGAAAGGACCTGATCGAGCGGGTTCGCGGTGAGACAAGTGGTGATTACCAGAGGTTGATGGTCGCTCTACTGGAGTAa
- a CDS encoding LOG family protein (predicted Rossmann fold nucleotide-binding protein), translating to MTQDKPAVVCVFCGATAGKDPVHLEAARALAYEFHKNNVQLVYGGGTSGLMGEIAKTLVSLSGPKAVHGIIPRALVKVSAKNSNGKASITAMGGKTAERVVSESLDGDEIPESEYGVTTIVQDMHTRKRLMATKVMEGGPGSGFVTLAGGFGTIEEVMEMTTWNQLGIHRVGVVLLNINGYWDGLLAWVRNAVKEGFISAENGSILAEASDVKEVWPKLLEYRCSQDRFQLNWGEE from the exons ATGACTCAAGATAAACCAGCCGTCGTCTGCGTCTT CTGCGGCGCAACAGCAGGAAAAGACCCAGTCCACCTCGAAGCAGCCCGAGCTCTGGCCTACGAATTCCACAAAAATAATGTCCAACTCGTATATGGCGGCGGCACCTCAGGCCTAATGGGCGAGATCGCAAAGACACTAGTTTCCCTATCCGGCCCAAAAGCCGTGCACGGTATAATCCCGCGTGCACTTGTCAAAGTATCCGCGAAGAACAGCAACGGGAAGGCTTCCATAACGGCGATGGGAGGCAAGACAGCCGAGCGAGTCGTCTCCGAATCCTTGGACGGAGATGAGATCCCCGAGTCGGAGTATGGGGTTACGACAATCGTGCAGGATATGCATACGCGTAAGCGGCTGATGGCGACGAAGGTCATGGAGGGCGGGCCTGGGTCTGGGTTTGTCACGCTGGCTGGTGGGTTTGGGACGATCGAGGAGGTTATGGAGATGACGACGTGGAATCAGTTGGGGATTCATCGTGTTGGGGTTGTATTGTTGAATATTAATGGGTACTGGGATGGGTTGCTGGCGTGGGTGCGCAATGCGGTTAAGGAGGGGTTTATCAGTGCCGAGAATGGGTCGATTCTAGCTGAGGCGTCTGATGTAAAGGAGGTGTGGCCTAAGCTGTTGGAGTATCGGTGTAGCCAGGATCGGTTTCAGTTGAATTGGGGTGAGGAGTGA
- a CDS encoding uncharacterized protein (dehydrogenases with different specificities (related to short-chain alcohol dehydrogenases)) produces MVSKIVLVTGANNGIGYETVKALLQSTKATYHIFLGSRSLEKGNKALEALKAEVPDTKSSVDLLQLDLTDDVSIETAYETVRKSYNHIDTLVNNAGASFDGELLAGHVSLRECFTKAYDVNVAGTHVLTYTFIPLLLKSADPRLIFVAGLSHITQAAESYFPTPRLPAGWPKMVDFETIGYRCSKTALNILMLDWNHKLKADGVKVWGAGPGFLATGLGGLTEKVREMGGGHPSIGGDFIKDVVEGVRDSDVGKVVVRNGLAPW; encoded by the exons ATGGTATCTAAAATTGTCCTAGTAACCGGAGCCAATAACGGCATCGGCTACGAAACAGTCAAAGCGCTGCTCCAATCTACCAAAGCAACCTACCATATCTTCCTGGGCAGCCGGTCTCTCGAAAAAGGCAACAAAGCACTGGAAGCTCTCAAGGCCGAAGTCCCAGATACGAAAAGCAGCGttgaccttcttcagcttgacCTAACCGACGATGTATCTATCGAGACAGCCTACGAGACAGTGCGCAAGAGCTATAACCACATTGATACCCTCGTGAATAATGCCG GCGCCAGCTTCGACGGCGAGCTCCTCGCAGGCCATGTATCGCTCCGCGAGTGCTTCACCAAAGCATACGACGTCAATGTAGCCGGTACACATGTCTTGACCTACACATTCATACCACTCCTTTTGAAGTCTGCCGATCCACGATTAATTTTCGTAGCGGGTCTGTCCCATATCACCCAGGCTGCTGAATCGTACTTCCCGACACCGCGGTTGCCGGCGGGTTGGCCGAAAATGGTTGATTTCGAGACCATTGGGTATCGATGTAGTAAGACGGCATTGAATATCCTGATGCTGGATTGGAATCATAAGCTCAAGGCGGATGGGGTGAAGGTCTGGGGTGCTGGACCAGGGTTTCTGGCGACGGGCTTGGGTGGTTTGACTGAGAAGGTTAGGGAGATGGGTGGTGGACATCCTAGTATTGGGGGTGATTTTATCAAGGATGTTGTGGAGGGTGTTAGGGATAGTGATGTCGGgaaggtggtggtgaggaaTGGACTTGCCCCCTGGTGA
- a CDS encoding EXPERA domain-containing protein (predicted protein), translating to MSTVAPFTLDVATCLCIAFALSFMPAAYILGRSLIPSTHMRNRVLFFWHAYDALTHIFIEGSFLYECFFSYTNLPAGFNRPPYFLDQKDRVYGAAYGTRPSSRLWQEYAKADFRWAAADANVISLELLTVFLGGPAALYVCYLLWKASSSRTSAAAKGSAKAKLWLVAPALATAELYGGFMTFAPEWLTGSSQLETSNPVYLWFYLFFFNTLWVWVPLWVLWEATKELRTAFTKAESATEARKSK from the coding sequence ATGTCGACTGTTGCACCTTTCACCCTCGACGTTGCGACATGTCTTTGCATCGCGTTTGCCCTTTCCTTCATGCCAGCCGCCTACATCCTAGGCCGGTCGTTAATCCCCTCCACTCACATGCGAAACCgtgtccttttcttctggcaCGCCTATGACGCCCTCAcccacatcttcatcgaagGCTCATTCCTCTACGAATGCTTCTTCAGCTACACAAACCTCCCCGCTGGATTCAATCGCCCGCCCTACTTCCTCGATCAGAAGGACCGCGTATACGGAGCTGCATACGGAACTCGTCCAAGCTCGCGACTGTGGCAGGAATACGCGAAGGCCGATTTCCGCTGGGCGGCCGCCGACGCCAACGTGATCTCTCTCGAACTATTGACCGTTTTCCTCGGAGGTCCCGCAGCTCTCTATGTGTGTTATCTTCTGTGGAAGGCCTCCAGCAGCCGGACAAGTGCCGCGGCAAAAGGTTCCGCGAAAGCGAAGCTGTGGTTGGTGGCGCCCGCTCTGGCGACCGCTGAGCTGTACGGCGGGTTCATGACCTTTGCGCCTGAATGGCTTACGGGTAGCTCGCAGTTGGAGACGAGTAACCCTGTATACCTATGGTTCTAcctgttctttttcaatACCCTCTGGGTGTGGGTTCCTCTGTGGGTGTTGTGGGAGGCTACCAAGGAGCTGCGCACCGCCTTTACCAAGGCTGAAAGTGCAACTGAAGCTCGCAAGAGCAAATAA
- a CDS encoding uncharacterized protein (predicted protein): protein MATSPDSSAADILTLTKLAWDLYHNCYLITSDAPEAFKQLVNELASLQGVLRALRDDVNSNASFFDDLEEGRRNTLQRCLNACSNTLQNVKEVVAKYRNLGVGDGKQFWQRVKWVSQRGEIDDLKSRIMIHTCNLSLCMSSIGNSTLARIERSMADALEQKSFPSTPETLSNGQRVLRTPPIPGDDDFQLDESLRIEPLRVSPKGIPMRANSLPTVESHARISASESILSGGSEWSATTVNTTSPSINDPLKRSMSHNYVVRRTGSCASESRHLRMPSSESAQLGIHPALREEPFLDNRTESSGSELDNTAVTSAVATAMQQLQQVQIRESILRPLRYEPRDKLHRPDPQLMRSFDALVRDELRIKRLSTSDWLRVAVWWLLKGIKDEFAHFISLDVPEYSIIQSQNLDIWEPLQPEEAAEKGSDSIIGLNNVRWATVDLEDAGDEEEKVFYRTFVNAGIGSKRLRMRTKGAPYMLLLSAREGESEPKITICNQSGTLCLQRDFLPEDLAQMIRVWQATVSGYPGMKISEPIVIRFDTKSVSVSFQHASDLQYFINLPKAYFDAVWQREPVDSDQFSETVLFRSSVEKFEQLKAPTMRPMNPPVIHKSCEVRILERSYGEAWQSVRRMVISSWVAEQAPWCIELFMPMSRVQVCRGTDSGQILVKWSDTCQERSTKTDGNYHPLYSYVYDDNSPNIGLGLQFRSQKQVEDFEKAILSMCSQSSFSWDQPTSSGYVYDVVDPSGDQKQYKAILLIQSRLTWKYCSLYYVYRDTDYVYDHRTLRVRFPRLFYTDYISSHVDRLYPADRPVSFSHCEKKVGNMTAEFDEEPLLRSFMSSLANGYELLYSRRAVSLVTKGKSLFGARKSNKGETEVQLWRKGASIQMSSRWDEHVTDKWLTVSVMPGALQPAKDSTRVDFSTLQYSRGSFLNMAGILAVAPKDPNMARRGGQLAINFATSKVMLLDRHDFVAALECDSVPPAYDV, encoded by the exons ATGGCCACTTCCCCCGATTCAAGCGCGGCTGATATTCTCACTCTCACAAAGCTGGCATGGGATCTTTACCATAACTGCTATCTTATTACTAGTGACGCCCCCGAAGCTTTCAAACAGCTCGTGAATGAATTAGCCTCTCTGCAAGGTGTTCTTCGAGCTCTCCGCGATGACGTAAATTCCAACGCGTCCTTCTTCGACGACCTAGAAGAGGGTCGCAGAAATACTTTACAGCGATGCTTGAACGCCTGCTCCAATACTTTACAGAACGTGAAGGAGGTGGTTGCCAAGTACAGGAATCTGGGAGTGGGTGATGGTAAACAGTTCTGGCAGAGAGTTAAATGGGTCTCACAACGAGGAGAGATAGATGATTTGAAGTCTAGGATCATGATCCATACCTGCAACCTTAGCTTATGTATGAGTTCAATTGGCAA TTCAACTTTGGCAAGAATTGAGAGATCAATGGCGGATGCTCTAGAACAGAAAAGCTTCCCCTCCACACCGGAAACGCTGTCGAATGGGCAGCGTGTCCTGAGAACACCACCAATACCGGGAGATGATGACTTTCAGCTGGACGAGTCACTGCGTATTGAGCCATTGCGTGTTAGTCCGAAAGGTATCCCTATGAGGGCAAATAGTTTACCGACTGTTGAGAGCCATGCTCGTATCTCTGCCTCAGAATCGATTCTTTCCGGCGGGTCTGAATGGTCAGCAACCACAGTTAACACTACTTCTCCATCCATCAATGACCCACTGAAGCGTTCCATGTCACATAATTATGTGGTTAGACGTACTGGTTCATGTGCATCGGAGTCGAGGCATCTGAGAATGCCAAGCTCTGAGAGTGCGCAACTCGGCATCCACCCAGCATTACGAGAAGAGCCCTTTTTGGATAATCGCACTGAGTCCTCAGGGTCTGAGCTGGATAATACGGCCGTCACAAGTGCTGTCGCAACTGCTATGCAACAGCTTCAGCAGGTACAAATTCGAGAAAGTATCCTGCGACCATTGCGGTATGAACCGCGCGATAAACTCCACCGACCTGATCCCCAGCTTATGAGAAGCTTTGATGCCCTGGTGCGGGACGAGTTGAGGATTAAGCGCCTAAGCACAAGTGATTGGCTACGAGTCGCAGTGTGGTGGCTTTTGAAG GGCATCAAAGATGAGTTCGCACATTTCATCTCATTGGACGTCCCCGAATACTCTATCATACAGTCTCAAAATCTGGACATTTGGGAGCCTTTACAGCCAGAAGAAGCCGCTGAGAAGGGCAGTGATTCAATCATCGGTCTGAACAATGTGCGTTGGGCTACCGTCGACCTAGAAGACGCgggggatgaagaagaaaaggtttTTTATCGAACGTTCGTGAACGCTGGTATTGGTAGCAAAAGACTCCGTATGCGAACAAAGGGTGCCCCGTATATGCTCCTTCTGTCTGcgagagaaggggaaagcgAGCCAAAGATCACGATCTGCAACCAGAGTGGCACACTTTGTTTGCAGCGGGACT TTTTGCCCGAAGATCTGGCTCAAATGATACGAGTCTGGCAAGCCACTGTCTCTGGTTATCCCGGCATGAAAATCTCAGAACCTATTGTGATACGCTTCGATACTAAAAGTGTATCTGTCTCTTTCCAACACGCGTCTGACCTGCAGTATTTCATAAATCTGCCAAAAGCATACTTTGACGCCGTATGGCAGCGAGAGCCTGTAGACTCCGATCAGTTCTCTGAGACTGTCTTATTTAGGAGCTCTGTCGAAAAGTTTGAGCAGCTAAAAGCGCCGACTATGAGGCCCATGAATCCCCCGGTAATCCACAAATCGTGCGAAGTGCGCATTCTGGAGAGGTCTTATGGAGAGGCATGGCAGTCTGTCCGGCGCATGGTCATTAGCTCTTGGGTAGCCGAGCAGGCACCGTGGTGCATCGAGTTATTTATGCCCATGAGCCGTGTCCAAGTCTGTCGCGGCACTGATTCTGGACAGATCTTGGTGAAATGGTCAGATACGTGCCAAGAAAGGTCGACCAAGACAGATGGAAATTACCACCCTTTGTATTCTTACGTATACGATGACAATAGCCCTAACATCGGGCTCGGACTACAATTCCGGTCTCAAAAGCAGGTGGAAGATTTTGAAAAGGCCATTCTCAGCATGTGTTCCCAATCGAGCTTTTCCTGGGATCAGCCTACCAGCTCTGGATATGTCTATGACGTTGTAGATCCCTCAGGGGACCAAAAGCAATACAAGGCCATTCTGCTCATCCAATCGCGTTTGACTTGGAAATACTGCAGCCTCTACTATGTTTACCGAGATACAGATTATGTATACGACCACAGAACTCTACGTGTCCGGTTTCCCCGCCTATTCTACACCGACTATATTTCGTCACATGTCGACAGGTTATACCCAGCCGACCGTCCAGTATCATTCTCCCATTgcgagaagaaggtcggaAATATGACAGCAGAGTTTGACGAGGAACCGCTGTTGCGTAGCTTTATGAGCTCGCTAGCCAACGGGTACGAACTTTTGTACTCACGACGCGCTGTTTCCCTAGTGACTAAAGGTAAAAGCCTTTTCGGGGCCAGGAAGTCAAACAAAGGTGAAACAGAAGTACAGCTATGGCGGAAAGGGGCGTCTATTCAGATGTCGTCACGGTGGGATGAACATGTCACCGACAAGTGGCTGACCGTCTCTGTGATGCCGGGTGCTCTACAGCCAGCCAAGGATAGTACGCGAGTCGACTTTTCAACGCTTCAATATTCTAGGGGATCTTTCCTTAATATGGCAGGTATTCTCGCCGTGGCTCCGAAAGACCCTAACATGGCTCGACGGGGTGGACAACTCGCGATAAACTTTGCTACTTCTAAAG TGATGCTTTTAGACCGACATGATTTCGTTGCCGCTTTGGAATGCGACTCTGTTCCTCCCGCCTACGACGTATGA